The genomic stretch GCCCGGCTATGGACTTACTGAGGCAGGCCCCAGCATTACCTCTCTTCATCAGGATATGATCTTCGAAAAACCTAACTCTATTGGAAAGCCCAACTTTTATGTTGATATCGACATCAGGGATTCCAATGACCAACCTGTAGGAGACTATGAGACTGGGGAACTTTGTATAAAAGGACCTATTGTAACTACCGGATATTGGAATAATTCTGTAGCCACTAAAAATCAATTGAGAGAGGGATGGTTCCACACAAGAGACCTGGCTTATCGGGATAAAGATGGATATTATTTTCTAAAAGGCAGAATGGATGATATGTACATTTCCGGGGGCGAAAATATATTTCCTCAGGAAATCGAACAGCTGATCAGTCAGTTTCCTTATGTAGAAAAAGCCATTGTATTACCTGTCGACCATGATGTTTGGGGAGCTGTTGGAGCCGTATTTATAAAGACCACCCACGACCTGAAACCCATAGATATTGAAAATTATCTGAAAGACAAGCTGGCCAAATATAAATTTCCGAAATATTATTTTTTTCTCTCCGATTTTCCGGCAACCAGTGTAGGAAAAATCTCCCGAAAAGAATTATATAAACTATTTAACAAGCAGAATAATAATGAACAATCCCACTTGTTATGAATAAATTATTTTTACTGATAGTATTACCTATATTGTCTCTTTGCAAAGCTCAAAACAATACTTCAAAGATGGAATCTATTTTATCTCCGTACAGTTTTACAACTCATTATTCATCCCTTAAAGAAGGGCAGATTGCTTACCTCAAAGAAGGGACTGAGAAACCTGTTTTGCTTTTTATCCATGGACTCAGCAGCAATGCTGATGCATGGTCCCGGAATATTGAGGAGCTTAAAAAGTATTATACCTGTATTGCTATAGACCTTCCCGGACATGGAAAATCATATAAAAAAGCAGAAGAATTTACCCCTACTTATTTTGCCAAAACAATTAAAGAATTTGCTGATCAGCAAAAGATAAAACAATTTGTCCTCATCGGACATTCTATGGGCGGGCAGGCCTCCATAAAATTTGCTCAGTTATACCCCAAATATGTGGAAAAACTCATATTGATTGCTCCTGCAGGAATTGAAGAGTTTTCAGAAGCAGAATCTTCCACTTTAAAAACTTTTACCACCAGGGATTTCGTTATCAAGACTTCAGATGAACAAATTGATAAAAATTATTCCCTTAATTTTTATAAAATGCCCAATGAAGCTAAAAAAATGGTCGATGAGAGAAAGAAAATAAAAACAGCTCATGATTTTAATGATCACGCTCTTGCTATTGAGAAATCAGTACGTGGAATGCTGGATGATAAAGTGATTGGTGATATTCAGAATCTTAAACTGCCTGTACTTTTTCTTTTTGCACAAAATGACATGCTGATTCCCAATAAATTTCTCCACCCGTTAATGACCATCAATGATGTGGCAGGTAAAGCACAAGAGCTGATGCCCAAAGCTAAGATCATTATCATCCCTGAAAGCGGACATTTTTTACAGTTTGAAAAACCTGAAATGGTAAACAAGGAAATCCGTACTTTTATTTCTTCCTATCAATAGGATTCAAAAGAAGTAGAATTAATAAAAACACATTCATTATGAAACCAAAGCTGAAAATTTTTGAAAATTTCAGTCAGTCTATTCTTCCCCACGAAGCGCTCTATCTTACTAAGCTTGCCAATTTCCAGGATGAAGGCAAAAAAGAGATTTTCAGTAAGCTGATTCATAATGCATTACATCCTGAAAACATTCAGGAATTTGATGATACAATAGACAAACGGAAGTATCATTATATCAAATCCTGGATTGAAGACAAGCTCTATAGTATTGACGTAGATAAAATAGGGAATTGGCTGTTAGAATTTAAACGAAAACTTTTTCTGGATCTTATTACCCCTAAGGATGAAAAAGAGATGTTGGAATTCGTGAAAACGTACCATACTATCGGATTCAACTTTCAGAACCTTTACGAAATCATGAAAGAGTACAGGTCTTATCTGATGATTCGATTACGATTTGAAGACCATCAGATCATCTCCCAGTTTTTGGAAGAATTCAGGGAAGCCTATAAAAAATCCAGGGATATTCAGGAAAAACTTTATCAGGCAACCATTGATATTACTGAACAGTATACCTCCAAAAGCGGACTCCATATTTATTGGGAAAGGTGGCTTATCAAAGTATTCATGACCCAGGAGATTAACGGAAGTAATCGTTACAAAGCTTTTATCCTTCTTGCTTTTCTTTACAATATGAAAGGAAACGAAAAGAAGCTTCAGCATATTTTCGACCACATTGACCAGTTTTTCAGTCGTGGTGAAATGTATTGCAGAAGGCTGCTTTACAACTATTACTCCAGCCGTGTTTTACTGCATTCCAAGCAGAATGATCTCAAAAATGCAATCTATTATGGCAAACTTTCCATCAGGCAGGAGAACGAAGATACTTTAATGTACGTCAACACTCTCGCTTCTATGTATTTCAGAGCCAATGCAATATCGGAAGCTAAGGATCTTCTGGAAAATTATATTTCCTATTACGAAAATTCCCATAATTATTATCGGAAAATAACTTTTGTATCCAATCAGCTTCGGGTTTTTACTGAGCTTCGTCAATTTCAGAAAGGAGAGAATATTGCTAAATATTTTCTCAACAAATATGAAGAAGAGATTCTGCAGTATCGGATGCACTATTTCTTCACTTTTTATATCCATTTGCTCTTACATTCAGAAAAATATAACGAAATATTAAGCCTTGAGAAGAAATACAAGCTGATTTTGAATGAATCTCAAAGAAAAGTAAAACCCGACTATATCCCTAATCTTTTGTGGAGTATCACTCTGTCTCAATACATGGAGAATCAAATCAGCAAAGAACATCTTATCGAAAAAATATCCCAAACCGTAGCCGATGTAAAGCTCACCAAAACGAACGCCAATTTCCTCAGAATTACGGCATCTCTTCTTTCTCAGAACTTACCACAGCTGGCTTCTGTTTTTAAGTCATACTTAACCTAAAACCCATAAATAAAGGCATATTCATATCTATTTACCAGCATTTAACCGATCCTTATATCTTTAGTCACAGGAATAAAAAAGCAATCCGGGGATTCTTTACGATTCGTTTCCATTTATCATTGTATCAATAAAAACAACCCCGTTAATTATGAAAAAATATTTTTTTCTTTTGGCAATGATGAATACTGCAGCCTACTATGCTCAGACGGATTCTACGTCAACCAAAACCCGAGATATAGAAGGAATTACAGTGACGGCCAGCAGAA from Chryseobacterium indologenes encodes the following:
- a CDS encoding alpha/beta fold hydrolase codes for the protein MESILSPYSFTTHYSSLKEGQIAYLKEGTEKPVLLFIHGLSSNADAWSRNIEELKKYYTCIAIDLPGHGKSYKKAEEFTPTYFAKTIKEFADQQKIKQFVLIGHSMGGQASIKFAQLYPKYVEKLILIAPAGIEEFSEAESSTLKTFTTRDFVIKTSDEQIDKNYSLNFYKMPNEAKKMVDERKKIKTAHDFNDHALAIEKSVRGMLDDKVIGDIQNLKLPVLFLFAQNDMLIPNKFLHPLMTINDVAGKAQELMPKAKIIIIPESGHFLQFEKPEMVNKEIRTFISSYQ